A genome region from Methanobacterium subterraneum includes the following:
- the ectA gene encoding diaminobutyrate acetyltransferase: MGLKNDERPIIIRKPQIGDGFHIHNLVQKCKPLDINSLYSYLLVCSHFDQTSVISVLNNEIVGYISAYINPNQNKTLFIWQVAVHPDMRGYGLATKMIMDILNRKQTKSVEFIETTVTPSNQASMSLFEEIASQLNANLKKSPLFTSDLFGKLNHEEELLFRIGPLTK, translated from the coding sequence ATGGGCTTAAAAAATGATGAAAGGCCAATAATAATTCGTAAACCTCAAATAGGGGATGGATTTCACATCCACAATCTAGTTCAAAAATGTAAACCATTGGATATTAATTCTTTATACAGTTATCTATTGGTATGCAGTCATTTTGATCAGACCAGCGTTATATCAGTATTAAATAATGAAATAGTTGGTTATATATCTGCTTACATTAATCCGAACCAAAATAAAACTCTTTTTATATGGCAAGTAGCAGTACATCCTGATATGCGTGGTTATGGTCTGGCCACCAAAATGATAATGGATATCCTTAATAGAAAACAGACTAAATCAGTTGAATTCATTGAAACAACAGTAACTCCTTCAAATCAAGCTTCAATGTCTTTATTTGAGGAAATAGCTTCTCAATTGAATGCTAATCTTAAAAAATCCCCACTTTTTACCAGTGATCTATTTGGCAAATTGAATCATGAAGAGGAATTACTTTTCCGGATAGGCCCCTTAACTAAATAG
- a CDS encoding SulP family inorganic anion transporter: MSLVNKIKKTNTKNEILSGATVALALVPEAIAFSIIANVNPLVGLYSAFIIGLITAIIGGRPGMISGATGAVAIVVVALVARHGVEYLFVAVILMGLIQMAIGFLKLGKFIRLVPKAVMFGFLNGLAIVIFVSQFPQFQTADGSWITGSALWIMLGFVALTMAIIQFLPRITKVVPASLAAIVAVSAITIGLQIPTRTVGDLASISGGLPAFHIPMVPLTMETIIIVLPYAIVMALVGLIESLLTLNVIDEMTETQGDGNKESVAQGVANTVCGFFGGMGGCAMIGQSIINVSSGGRTRISGIVAALGLLAIVLVGSSLVEIIPMAALVGLMFMVAIGTFEWASFRIIKKVPATDVIVMVIVASVTVIFHNLAVAVIIGVIISALVFAWESAKKIHAHTFTDENGIKHYEITGPLFFGSITVFKEIFDYTNDPDEIIIDFSKSSVRDHSAIEALHDMTEKYAKQGKKVHLRHLSEDCRLLLDNASEIIDVNHWEDVRYNLSDNQAK, encoded by the coding sequence ATGTCTTTGGTAAATAAAATTAAAAAAACTAATACAAAAAATGAAATTTTATCAGGTGCTACAGTTGCTTTGGCTCTGGTTCCAGAAGCCATAGCTTTTTCTATAATTGCCAATGTAAATCCCCTGGTTGGCCTTTACTCGGCATTCATCATTGGATTGATAACGGCTATAATTGGGGGTAGGCCAGGGATGATCTCTGGAGCCACCGGGGCGGTGGCAATAGTGGTGGTTGCTTTGGTGGCCAGGCACGGTGTTGAATATTTATTTGTAGCGGTAATCCTAATGGGCCTTATACAAATGGCCATTGGCTTTTTGAAATTGGGGAAATTCATTCGCCTGGTTCCCAAAGCAGTGATGTTTGGATTTTTAAATGGACTGGCAATTGTTATTTTCGTTTCACAGTTTCCACAGTTCCAAACTGCTGATGGAAGCTGGATAACTGGATCTGCCCTGTGGATAATGTTGGGATTCGTAGCCCTGACCATGGCCATCATCCAGTTCCTTCCCAGGATTACCAAAGTAGTTCCTGCTTCTTTAGCGGCTATTGTCGCGGTTTCGGCCATAACCATAGGTCTCCAGATACCAACCAGAACAGTGGGTGATCTGGCCTCAATTTCAGGGGGCTTACCTGCATTTCACATACCAATGGTGCCATTAACCATGGAAACTATTATCATTGTACTGCCTTATGCTATTGTAATGGCATTGGTAGGTTTGATTGAAAGTTTACTCACTTTAAATGTGATTGATGAGATGACAGAAACACAGGGAGACGGGAATAAAGAAAGTGTGGCCCAGGGAGTGGCTAATACTGTTTGCGGATTCTTCGGAGGTATGGGTGGCTGTGCCATGATCGGTCAAAGCATCATCAATGTTAGTTCCGGAGGAAGAACTCGAATTTCAGGTATTGTAGCGGCTTTAGGATTACTGGCAATCGTTTTGGTGGGTTCGTCCCTGGTGGAAATAATACCCATGGCTGCATTGGTGGGTTTAATGTTCATGGTGGCCATAGGAACCTTTGAATGGGCTTCATTTAGGATTATTAAAAAAGTACCAGCCACTGATGTAATAGTAATGGTAATTGTGGCTTCAGTAACTGTAATCTTCCATAACCTGGCAGTGGCAGTAATAATTGGGGTTATAATATCTGCCCTGGTTTTTGCATGGGAAAGTGCAAAGAAGATACACGCCCACACTTTCACTGATGAAAATGGTATAAAACACTACGAAATTACTGGCCCATTATTTTTTGGTTCAATAACCGTATTCAAGGAAATATTTGATTACACTAATGATCCTGACGAAATTATCATTGACTTCAGTAAGTCTTCAGTGAGGGATCATTCAGCAATTGAGGCGCTCCATGATATGACTGAAAAATACGCTAAACAAGGGAAAAAAGTTCATTTAAGACATTTAAGTGAGGATTGTCGCCTGCTTTTGGATAATGCTTCAGAAATAATTGATGTAAACCACTGGGAGGATGTTCGATATAATTTATCAGACAACCAGGCAAAGTGA
- a CDS encoding potassium channel family protein: protein MNYDLSRKLELVMEVILLAFVFLDSLLLFISVFLPIRIDSYTYIAYFDLVTSALLLFGYWVQRRRSKSKEGYLKRNWNGIIAIIPFYFLGIIILNLDSSSILLNILALIKVVTLLMAARQVGKAVDKFVSKSKLVYGFAFFVVVLLVCSISFFLLETGVNPEVSTYEDSLWYVIQTITTVGYGDVVPITHWGRLIGVIAMVSAIGISSLLTAATTSSLMDKLREDREKLAKKSVDYVKKLETQVNNLESKIVKEEQVKGIETDLDDIKSEINEIKELLNKKEK, encoded by the coding sequence ATGAATTATGACCTTAGTCGTAAACTGGAACTGGTCATGGAAGTAATTCTCCTGGCCTTCGTATTCTTAGACAGTTTACTACTATTTATCAGTGTTTTTCTGCCAATTAGAATAGATTCATATACATATATTGCTTATTTTGATTTAGTAACCAGTGCTCTGCTTTTATTCGGATACTGGGTCCAGCGCCGTAGAAGTAAATCAAAAGAAGGATATTTGAAAAGGAACTGGAATGGCATTATAGCAATTATACCATTTTATTTTCTTGGAATAATTATTTTAAATCTGGATTCATCTTCAATCCTTCTTAATATTCTCGCATTGATTAAAGTAGTGACCTTGCTGATGGCCGCTCGTCAGGTAGGTAAAGCCGTAGATAAGTTTGTTTCTAAAAGTAAACTGGTTTATGGATTTGCATTCTTTGTAGTTGTGCTTTTAGTCTGCTCAATATCATTTTTCTTACTGGAAACTGGAGTTAATCCCGAAGTTAGCACCTATGAGGATTCATTATGGTATGTTATCCAAACCATCACCACTGTTGGTTACGGGGATGTGGTTCCCATCACCCATTGGGGACGTTTAATTGGGGTGATTGCCATGGTTAGTGCCATCGGTATTTCTAGCCTGTTAACGGCAGCTACTACTTCTTCTTTAATGGATAAACTACGCGAAGACCGGGAAAAACTTGCCAAAAAAAGTGTTGATTACGTTAAAAAATTAGAAACCCAAGTAAACAACTTGGAATCAAAAATTGTTAAAGAAGAACAGGTTAAAGGCATTGAAACTGATTTGGATGATATCAAGTCAGAAATAAATGAAATTAAAGAGCTCCTGAATAAAAAAGAAAAATAG
- a CDS encoding YbjQ family protein — protein sequence MLVLTTPSIEGKKIVEYYGLVTGESLLGANVYKDMFSGVRDVVGGRTSAYEEELKKAREVALESMKDKATDKGANAVIGTRLAYHNLGGTMGNTIMVTVFGTAVSYEV from the coding sequence ATGCTTGTTTTAACCACACCGTCCATAGAGGGGAAGAAGATCGTTGAATATTATGGGTTAGTCACTGGAGAGTCCCTTTTAGGGGCAAATGTATATAAAGACATGTTTTCAGGTGTGAGGGATGTGGTGGGCGGTAGGACCTCTGCCTATGAAGAAGAACTTAAAAAAGCCAGAGAAGTGGCTTTAGAAAGTATGAAAGACAAAGCCACAGATAAAGGGGCAAATGCGGTTATTGGCACACGTCTGGCTTATCATAATCTGGGTGGGACCATGGGCAACACCATAATGGTCACTGTCTTTGGAACTGCAGTTTCCTATGAGGTATAA
- a CDS encoding DUF308 domain-containing protein, which translates to MKNTIVGIIAIIVAIIMITAPVVGLATLGLISGLLILGMGVWLTILGFSERTSNDLWLFPFLVGIVGIIMGITFLFNTSWLINLGLWAYIITGILLLITGIIALLVGERKTYKVYAGIFGLLFGFLFIIVGFYNLNPNILGFITGIGLLIYGILNIRE; encoded by the coding sequence ATGAAAAACACAATAGTGGGAATTATTGCAATAATAGTGGCAATTATAATGATAACCGCCCCGGTAGTGGGACTTGCCACCCTTGGCCTCATATCTGGACTGTTAATACTGGGAATGGGTGTATGGTTAACCATTTTAGGCTTCAGTGAAAGAACATCCAATGATCTATGGTTATTCCCTTTTTTAGTGGGAATAGTTGGAATAATAATGGGGATAACATTCCTGTTTAACACTTCATGGCTAATAAATCTCGGTTTATGGGCATACATAATTACCGGGATACTGTTGCTGATTACCGGAATCATCGCCCTGCTGGTGGGTGAGAGAAAAACTTACAAGGTATATGCTGGGATATTCGGATTGCTATTCGGGTTCCTTTTTATTATTGTGGGCTTTTACAACTTGAACCCTAATATTCTAGGATTTATAACCGGGATTGGGCTGCTAATCTATGGAATACTGAATATCAGGGAATAA
- a CDS encoding DUF2116 family Zn-ribbon domain-containing protein — protein MIEQHKHCPICGTPIPLNERFCSPNCEQVALANQKKVQKTKRMLYVLFALFILVWLFFMLRGQFGF, from the coding sequence ATGATTGAACAACACAAGCACTGTCCTATTTGTGGGACACCAATACCGCTTAATGAAAGGTTTTGCTCACCTAACTGTGAGCAGGTAGCCCTGGCCAACCAGAAGAAAGTACAAAAAACTAAAAGAATGCTTTACGTCTTATTCGCACTCTTCATACTGGTATGGTTGTTTTTCATGTTAAGGGGTCAGTTCGGATTTTAA
- a CDS encoding FUSC family protein — protein MEKKGFMGKLKILSKPTGSPQWKLAARSIILMVLAVLIARYLGFDEGLLAVMFITLMATIIIDLPLPLRKIIPLALAGFLMTLLAFVSSSLALSSLPVFLFFTVVWAFFSISLYIFSETAGLFGFMVFTGYFMSVLLVNKNAPPLDWGLYIVLAYLVASILFIPKLIHRKDDILKMVASPYNPRTPLEKVLLTRYALSGVPLSRRSYELFRMGTYLNGFRGYGELILSRLSGESKDIFQSFMEIASQNSLKIARSITNHENEFDLEPVDEKILKLQETANDQSMNAVLDVAQDMSSLFRRVKELLAEEETSSNKLRIESPRNSLQEVLKANFNLRNMYIRHALRFTLAMTLGLMVVYLTHERSAIWVTMGILIIIKPDVTSTLNNMISRVSFNFTAILLAIALGFFFPHQMLVWIAFIMLFLFRAFYPTYMGLSVMAMTIFVVLVWPTGTVFENAVARIIDISIGAILAFICAYLILPSRMTVDLPGQIARTIGANREYVNAVIPSEDVVYNHEHAVTTFRKYMLEDKNLESAIKKVNDTFNDVGDDVSFYNELGATNRKLAADISALATLIESGVSLPNISRFKEQLMDALNELALSVDKSVVLPHANVDKYHGVEGVPLYLENYLDWIISDVKFIQEGVELGLKTGALKRYREMN, from the coding sequence ATGGAAAAGAAGGGTTTCATGGGCAAGTTAAAGATACTTTCAAAACCTACTGGTAGTCCCCAATGGAAACTAGCAGCTAGATCCATCATTTTAATGGTTTTAGCTGTATTAATAGCCCGATATTTAGGTTTTGATGAGGGTTTACTGGCAGTTATGTTCATCACCCTTATGGCAACTATAATAATAGATCTGCCACTACCTTTACGTAAGATCATCCCCCTAGCTTTGGCAGGCTTTCTAATGACGTTATTGGCATTTGTAAGTTCTTCCCTTGCACTTTCAAGTCTGCCTGTTTTCTTATTTTTTACAGTAGTCTGGGCGTTCTTTAGTATTTCCCTGTATATCTTTAGCGAAACTGCAGGTTTATTTGGATTTATGGTATTCACCGGTTACTTCATGTCAGTTTTGCTGGTGAACAAAAACGCCCCACCCCTTGACTGGGGACTTTACATAGTCTTAGCCTACCTGGTTGCATCTATTCTATTTATTCCCAAGTTAATTCACCGGAAAGATGATATTTTAAAAATGGTAGCATCCCCTTATAACCCCAGAACACCCCTGGAAAAAGTTTTATTAACAAGATATGCATTATCTGGTGTTCCTCTTTCTAGGAGAAGTTATGAACTTTTCAGGATGGGAACTTATCTTAATGGATTCCGAGGATATGGAGAACTAATTTTATCCCGCTTATCAGGTGAATCGAAAGACATTTTCCAGAGTTTCATGGAAATTGCCAGCCAAAACAGTTTGAAAATTGCCAGGAGTATTACTAATCATGAAAATGAGTTTGATCTGGAACCTGTAGATGAAAAAATATTGAAACTACAGGAAACTGCCAATGATCAAAGTATGAATGCTGTTTTAGATGTGGCTCAGGACATGAGTAGCTTGTTTAGAAGGGTGAAAGAGTTACTGGCTGAAGAAGAGACATCTTCCAATAAACTGAGAATAGAATCACCCCGGAACTCTCTTCAGGAAGTTTTAAAGGCTAACTTCAATCTTCGTAATATGTACATACGTCATGCTCTGCGTTTCACCCTGGCCATGACCCTGGGACTCATGGTAGTGTACTTAACTCATGAGCGAAGTGCTATATGGGTAACCATGGGTATTCTCATTATCATTAAGCCAGACGTGACCAGTACCTTAAACAATATGATTTCCAGAGTTTCATTTAATTTTACAGCAATTCTCCTTGCTATTGCCCTTGGGTTCTTCTTCCCCCACCAGATGTTAGTTTGGATAGCGTTTATAATGCTATTCTTATTCCGGGCATTCTATCCCACCTATATGGGACTTTCAGTAATGGCCATGACCATCTTTGTAGTACTGGTCTGGCCCACTGGAACCGTATTTGAAAATGCAGTTGCCAGAATAATTGACATATCCATAGGGGCGATTTTAGCATTCATTTGTGCATACCTAATCTTACCCAGCCGGATGACCGTGGATCTGCCAGGGCAGATTGCCAGAACCATTGGTGCCAACCGGGAATATGTGAATGCAGTTATTCCCAGTGAAGATGTGGTTTACAATCATGAGCATGCGGTTACCACTTTCAGGAAATACATGTTAGAAGATAAAAACCTAGAATCTGCAATTAAAAAAGTGAATGACACCTTTAACGATGTGGGCGATGATGTGTCATTTTACAATGAACTCGGGGCAACCAACCGGAAGTTAGCCGCTGATATTTCTGCCCTGGCAACTTTAATTGAATCAGGAGTTTCTTTACCAAATATTTCCCGTTTTAAAGAACAGTTAATGGATGCATTGAATGAACTGGCTCTTTCAGTGGATAAAAGTGTGGTACTTCCCCACGCAAATGTTGATAAATATCACGGTGTTGAGGGTGTTCCACTCTATCTGGAAAACTATCTGGACTGGATCATTAGCGATGTTAAATTCATCCAGGAAGGAGTGGAATTGGGCCTTAAAACCGGTGCCTTAAAAAGATACCGGGAAATGAATTGA
- a CDS encoding ABC transporter permease, giving the protein MGIYALSWKNLRRNRLRNLSTVLRISLGVIILLILVSSGLGISSFIEKSGTTTGEIIGETNQTSGTNNQTNLALTAIDYLNSFLGTSFTENQLVIRLENLLLNVVYILDGLASVALLIGVLGIMNTMGFNLSERKREIGLLKCMGFTKRQILISSTLEAGLLGLIGSIIGVIIGSVGIWVLSTFFEPGLFNTLLPFWLVLSTIIITTLLSLILGLYPAWFTSQITVEEAFLCGY; this is encoded by the coding sequence ATGGGAATATATGCCTTATCCTGGAAAAATTTACGGCGTAATCGTTTGCGTAATCTTTCCACTGTTTTGAGAATCTCACTGGGAGTTATAATATTACTTATTCTGGTAAGTTCAGGGTTGGGGATTAGTAGTTTTATTGAAAAATCAGGAACAACCACTGGGGAAATAATAGGGGAAACCAACCAGACATCAGGAACTAACAACCAGACCAACTTAGCTTTAACAGCAATTGATTATTTAAACTCTTTTTTAGGAACCTCATTTACAGAAAACCAACTGGTAATTCGTTTAGAAAATCTTCTTCTTAATGTAGTTTATATTTTAGATGGATTAGCCAGTGTTGCCCTTTTGATTGGTGTTTTGGGAATTATGAACACCATGGGCTTCAACCTTTCAGAGAGAAAGCGAGAGATTGGTCTTCTTAAATGTATGGGATTTACAAAAAGACAAATTCTTATAAGTTCCACCCTTGAAGCAGGATTACTAGGGTTAATTGGATCCATAATTGGAGTTATCATTGGAAGTGTAGGTATCTGGGTATTATCCACCTTTTTCGAGCCGGGTTTGTTTAACACGCTACTACCATTTTGGTTAGTCCTAAGCACCATCATTATTACCACCCTGCTCAGTCTTATTCTTGGACTTTATCCCGCATGGTTTACCTCCCAAATAACAGTGGAGGAGGCTTTTCTCTGTGGCTACTGA
- the pyrH gene encoding UMP kinase, with amino-acid sequence MRVVITVGGSIIIKDHDYKKFQDYASVLKSMAQEHQIMVVVGGGRTARDYIGIARDLGASEALCDDIGIEVTRLNARILITALGDDAYPRVPHNFAQALEFSTTGKIVVMGGTEPAHSTDAVGSILAEFVGADLLLNATSVDGLYDKDPNKHIDARMFPEITPQEMLGMLADKEMKAGTYEFMDKTAIQIIGRSMIKTVIFNGENPENLKKAVKDELGTVIMPNK; translated from the coding sequence ATGCGAGTAGTGATCACAGTAGGTGGATCCATAATAATCAAGGACCACGATTATAAGAAATTTCAGGATTATGCAAGTGTATTGAAGAGTATGGCCCAGGAACACCAGATCATGGTGGTAGTGGGTGGTGGCAGGACCGCCAGGGACTACATTGGAATAGCCAGGGATCTGGGAGCATCTGAAGCCCTATGTGATGATATTGGAATTGAAGTCACCCGACTCAACGCAAGAATCCTTATAACTGCCCTGGGAGATGATGCTTATCCACGGGTACCCCATAACTTTGCCCAGGCTCTGGAATTTTCCACCACCGGCAAGATTGTGGTAATGGGTGGCACTGAACCGGCCCACAGTACTGATGCAGTGGGAAGTATTCTGGCAGAATTTGTGGGGGCTGATTTACTCTTAAACGCCACATCAGTTGATGGTTTGTATGATAAGGATCCCAACAAACATATTGATGCAAGGATGTTCCCGGAGATCACCCCACAAGAGATGTTGGGAATGCTGGCCGATAAGGAGATGAAGGCCGGTACCTATGAATTCATGGATAAAACCGCCATACAGATCATTGGCAGATCAATGATTAAAACAGTGATCTTCAATGGAGAAAATCCTGAAAACCTTAAAAAGGCAGTGAAAGATGAATTGGGCACAGTGATAATGCCCAATAAATAA
- a CDS encoding YbjQ family protein yields the protein MFVSVLNFLKDKRWAFFAILIGFAAGFLSALICVVWELKIFGFNILFIVSPLIAGFVETYIAQRTYGKSTGAISALLIFLFINAYAWLFPQDPIVLNFFTLGGLALMIQAAFPILINYLIFVVFLGVLTYAIGYLGNLLSKATNKVRRKTPEGELTDIPEDESENLLNSPQLSFMDDLEVPLVSLPHLDGGKITKHVGLVVGEAFVKENSEGTSKLSKKPQLNGMSLNEAKESALLEMLDNAYAMGANSVVEVLIDYNAIGGFKGSSIIVTATGTAVVCQ from the coding sequence TTGTTTGTATCGGTATTAAATTTTTTAAAAGATAAACGCTGGGCTTTTTTTGCTATACTCATAGGATTCGCTGCCGGATTTTTATCCGCCTTGATCTGCGTGGTATGGGAACTTAAAATCTTCGGGTTTAACATACTGTTCATTGTATCTCCACTAATAGCTGGGTTTGTGGAAACCTACATAGCTCAACGAACATACGGTAAGAGCACTGGGGCAATCAGTGCACTTTTAATATTTCTATTTATAAATGCCTATGCTTGGCTTTTCCCCCAGGACCCAATTGTGCTCAACTTCTTTACACTGGGAGGTCTGGCACTGATGATACAGGCAGCATTCCCCATACTCATTAATTATCTCATCTTCGTGGTTTTTTTGGGAGTTTTAACCTATGCCATTGGTTATTTGGGGAACCTGTTATCCAAGGCCACCAACAAGGTCCGTAGGAAAACTCCTGAAGGAGAATTAACAGATATTCCTGAGGATGAATCAGAAAATTTGTTAAACAGCCCACAATTGAGTTTTATGGATGATCTGGAGGTTCCACTGGTATCATTACCTCATCTGGATGGTGGGAAGATCACCAAGCATGTTGGTCTGGTAGTTGGAGAAGCCTTTGTGAAAGAAAATTCAGAAGGTACTTCTAAATTGTCTAAAAAACCACAGTTAAATGGCATGAGTTTAAATGAAGCTAAAGAATCTGCTTTGCTTGAAATGCTCGATAATGCTTATGCAATGGGTGCTAACTCTGTGGTCGAAGTTTTAATTGATTATAATGCAATTGGGGGTTTTAAAGGTAGCTCAATTATAGTTACTGCCACTGGAACTGCGGTGGTTTGCCAGTGA
- a CDS encoding DUF308 domain-containing protein, whose protein sequence is MAENKNLLLGVVAIILGFIVIAFPMISIFTVSILAGLGVLALGIWFLVQGFSGWKINKGTSILNLILGIIAIIAGIGLVGNIVELSFLASFILYLAGFFLFMSGVITLFSGEGGSAKGVGVLGILMGIIYIILGLYAWNPFYLAALIGIWLIISGIFEIFKPAAEISTDTLE, encoded by the coding sequence ATGGCTGAAAACAAAAATCTTTTATTAGGAGTTGTAGCAATTATCTTAGGTTTTATAGTAATTGCGTTTCCAATGATAAGTATTTTCACAGTTAGCATCCTAGCAGGACTCGGAGTACTTGCTTTAGGCATCTGGTTCCTGGTTCAAGGATTTTCCGGGTGGAAAATCAACAAAGGAACTAGTATTCTCAATTTAATCCTGGGAATTATTGCCATAATTGCTGGAATAGGACTGGTAGGAAACATAGTTGAATTAAGTTTCTTAGCTAGCTTTATACTGTATTTAGCCGGGTTTTTCCTATTTATGTCTGGTGTGATTACCCTGTTTTCCGGAGAAGGAGGATCTGCCAAAGGAGTAGGTGTTCTGGGAATTTTAATGGGTATTATATACATAATTTTAGGATTATACGCCTGGAATCCATTCTATTTAGCAGCCTTAATTGGTATCTGGCTAATAATCAGTGGAATATTTGAAATATTTAAACCTGCAGCAGAAATTAGTACCGATACATTAGAATAA
- a CDS encoding ABC transporter ATP-binding protein has translation MATEEILTFKDVNKVYEKGGMEVSALKGLSFTLTSGTHTLVYGPSGAGKTSLIHLAGLIKRPSAGDIRVKGISTLDLSEDQRSKLIRNEVGFIFRRANLLPHLTILENVLLPMVSSDRNRAMELLEKVEVDNWNRFPDNLSIEEEQKVALARSLVNNPSILLADEPTAELDLKATENFLELLEKMETITILMTSSQNSFHEFFKEAYRLEYGIIELYSSESKS, from the coding sequence GTGGCTACTGAGGAAATTTTAACATTTAAAGATGTTAATAAGGTGTATGAGAAGGGTGGGATGGAAGTGTCGGCCCTTAAAGGTTTATCATTTACACTTACCTCCGGCACCCATACCCTGGTATATGGTCCCTCCGGAGCAGGTAAAACATCCCTGATCCATCTGGCAGGCCTTATCAAAAGACCCAGTGCAGGGGATATTAGGGTTAAAGGAATTTCAACCCTTGATTTGAGTGAAGATCAACGTTCAAAACTGATTAGAAATGAAGTTGGATTTATTTTTCGCAGAGCTAATCTTCTACCTCACCTTACGATTCTTGAAAATGTGTTGCTTCCCATGGTATCATCTGATAGAAATAGGGCCATGGAATTACTGGAAAAAGTGGAAGTGGATAATTGGAACCGGTTCCCTGATAATCTATCCATTGAGGAAGAACAAAAAGTTGCACTGGCCCGTTCCCTGGTAAACAATCCCTCCATCTTACTCGCTGATGAGCCCACCGCAGAACTGGATCTAAAGGCAACTGAGAATTTCTTAGAACTTTTAGAAAAAATGGAAACCATCACCATTCTTATGACCAGCAGCCAAAATTCATTCCATGAATTCTTTAAGGAGGCTTATAGGCTGGAATACGGAATAATCGAACTTTATTCATCTGAGAGTAAATCATAA
- a CDS encoding DUF308 domain-containing protein, translating to MKNPVLGILAIVLGLIVLAFPLAGLVAASVLTGFVVLMIAIWLLVVGGSQMEVSKSAGIMNLILGIIVLIVGIGLIFSPALFAFLAGFLLYLAGIFLILAGIISLASRSEFKNATWAGILGIILGIIYIILGTFAFDPIYLGALIGVWLVINGIFSLLE from the coding sequence ATGAAAAACCCTGTATTAGGTATTTTAGCAATAGTTCTTGGTTTAATTGTGTTAGCGTTTCCACTGGCAGGCCTTGTGGCCGCAAGTGTGTTGACGGGCTTTGTAGTATTGATGATTGCTATCTGGCTTTTAGTTGTAGGTGGATCCCAGATGGAGGTAAGTAAAAGTGCGGGGATAATGAACCTTATCCTGGGTATAATAGTCCTTATCGTAGGAATCGGCCTTATATTCAGCCCAGCGCTGTTCGCATTCTTAGCAGGATTCTTATTATACTTGGCAGGAATTTTCCTGATACTTGCAGGAATAATATCCCTGGCATCCCGTAGTGAATTCAAAAACGCCACATGGGCGGGTATCCTTGGAATAATACTGGGTATCATCTACATAATTCTGGGAACATTCGCCTTTGACCCCATATACCTGGGGGCTTTAATTGGTGTCTGGTTAGTAATAAACGGTATATTTTCTCTACTTGAGTAA